The Edaphobacter flagellatus sequence ATGCACACCTCAGCCGAGCGATTCTCGCTCGCAACTCTCCTCTCCTGCGCTTTAGCTCTGCCCCTTACCTTCATCGGCTGCAGTCGCTCTTCAGCTACGGCGGCCCAGCCATCGGCTACCCTTGCCGCGCAGCAACAGCAGGCAATGGAGTCGGCGCGGCAGCAGTTGGAGCTGATTCCTCCTCCTTCGAAGACGCGTTACATGGCCGTGCGGTCGTTGACCTCGTGGGAGAACCCCTATCTGACGGTTCAGGGAGGTATGGTTACCCTGCATGTGCTGATAGCGGATGCCAATCCAAGCCCGATGGGGCAGGGTGGTCTGCTGCGTCCGGTTGGTGCGCGGCGTCGCAATCTGGATGTGCGCGTCAGCGACCTGCCGACGGCGTTGAATGCAATTCCTGAGAGTGCGTGGCCCTATGGACGCGTGGTCGCGGTAGAAGAAGCACACGAGGTTCCAGTAAGCGCGCGAGCTGAGGTCCGGCGCAATGTGGAGACGGTGCTCAAGATGCTCGGCGATCTTGGCGTCGTGACCTACGAGTGGAATGACTCCAGCCGTGGGCTGTAGGTCTTCGCTTGCGTTAGGATGGGTTCAATCGACATAGGAGTTTGTGATTGCATACCACTGCGCTGGCCGTCTTCTGCCTCTTCTTTGTTCTGGTCACACTGGCAGGCTTCTGGGCAGCTCGATGGCGCAGGCCTGAGGCGGGCATAGCTTCTCTGGAAGAGTGGGGGCTGGCAGGTCGCAGCTTTGGCACGTGGATTACGTGGTTTCTCGTCGGCGGGGATCTTTACACGGCTTATACCGTCATTGCTGTTCCTGCTGCTCTCTACGGAGCTGGCGCGATGGGTTTCTTCGCGCTTCCATACGCGATCATTACGTATCCCTACATGATGGTGGTGCTGCCGCGCCTGTGGCGTGTGTGTCATCGGCATGGTTATGTCACTTTCGCAGACTTCATTCGCGGGCGCTTCGGCAACCGCTGGCTTACGCTGGCGATTGCTCTGACGGGCATCCTGGCGCTGATGCCATATATTGCATTGCAGCTGGTGGGCATGCGCGTCGTGATCTCATCCATGGGGCTGCATGGCGAGTGGCCGCTGGCGGCTGCATTCATCATCCTCGCTGCGTACACCTATTCGAGCGGACTGCGTGCGCCTGCCGTAATCGCCATCGTCAAGGACGTGATGCTCTACATCATGGTGATTGCCGCACTGATCGTCATACCGATCAAGCTGGGCGGTTATGCTCACGTCTTCGCAATGGCCAATCAGGCGCTGGCGAAGCATACGCCTCCGGGCACGATTAACCTCAAGCCGACGCAGTTTCTTGGCTATTCGACGCTGGCCATCGGCTCGGCGCTGGCTCTGATGCTCTACCCACATACGGCTACTGCCGTGCTCTCGGCAAAGAGCCCTAATGTGGTTCGCCGTAATGCAGCGATGATGCCGGCGTATAGCTTCCTGCTTGGTCTAGTAGCTCTGCTGGGATATCTGGCCTTGGCAGCCGGCATCGATGCAACGAAGGATACAAGCTCCGCTGTTCCGCAGCTGTTCTTGAAATCGTTCCCGGAGTGGTTCGCGGGCTTTTGCCTGGCTGCGGTCGCCATCGGCGCGCTGGTACCCGCGGCGATTATGTCGATTGCTGCGTCGAACCTGTTCACACGCAATATCTATGGCGAATTGACTGGCCGCAAGATGCTCCCGCACCAGGAGTCGAACATGGCGAAGGTCGTCTCGCTGGTGGTGAAGTTTGGCGCGCTGGTCTTTGTGTTGTGGCTGCCTACACCGTATGCAATTGAGATGCAGTTGCTGGGAGGCATCTGGATCTGCCAGATGGTTCCGTCGATTGTGATCGGCGTGTTCACTCGCTGGTTCAATCCGTGGGCTCTGGTTATTGGGTGGGCGGCAGGCATGGCTTCTGGAACAGCGATGGCTGCCGCGCTTGGGCTCAAAAGCTCGGTCTACCCGCTTCATCTTCCAGCTTGGCTGGGAGGAACCTGGGCGATGTACGCGGCTGTGCCAGCTCTGCTACTGAATCTTGGGCTTGCCGTTGTGTTCACACTGCTGTTCCGCGCAGTGGGAGTTCGCGGCGGCGAAGATACAACGGACGCTTCGGCTTATATTGGGTAAGCTGTTGTCGCAGTCTGCGATCTGAATGTTTGAGGTGAACCTGCGTGACGAAAACACGAACGAGATCCCTGGTAAAGGGCGCGCTTGCCGGATTGATCGGCGGTATTGCCGGTGCTGCGGCTAAGAAGGCTGCAGAAAAATTTTATCCACCAAGCAGCAGGCATGAGAGTACCTCGTCTTTGATGGCACGCAGGATGACGAATCGAAAGCTTTCGGAAAAGCAGAAGCGCGTCGCAGAAAGCTCGCTTCACCTTGGGATGGGAGCAGCAGCAGGTGCAGCTTACGGAGCAGCAGCTGAAGTCTATCCCGCAGCTACGGCAAAGCAGGGAGCGAGCTTTGGCATGGCCCTGGTGGCATTGAGTCATGACAGCCCGCTCTCGGCGCTGGGGCTTACCGCTGGAGCTGCGGAGCAGACCAGTCGTGAGCGAACCAGCGAGGTCGCTTCCTATGTCGTCTACGGGGTCGTCACAGAGTTAGTCCGGCGAATCGTGCGTCGTGCCATCGACTAAGACCGCTAACTCTACTCATGTGAGGGGATCGAGTCCCTCGTCTTATTCCAGTTGGTGACGAGGTTGTCCACGACAACATGTCCGACGCGATAGGCTGCGTCTAACGAAGGCATGTAAGCGCTGTACTGCCGAATCTTCGTTTCGGCAAGGCTTTCAGCCGCGGTCTTGCCTGGCCGCTGCTGATCATAGTTCGATGCCGTGCGCAGAACCAGCACTCGGTTAATATCGACTTTTCCTGCTCGCGCAAGCCAGGTAAGCGATTGCAGAGTGCCAGTGTCCTCCATGCCACATACAGCGTAGGTGCCCTTGCCGTCTGTCTGATAGCTGACCCAGTCGTGCGCCCACTGGTTCATCAGCTTGCCGTGCCAGAAGGTTGAGGCCGAGAGATTCGCTCCACGCAGTACAAACGGAGGCCGCTTTGCCGCCGCGCCCTCAAACTGCTGTCGCCGCTCCGCCATGGCAGGCGTGTCCTCAAGCTTGATGTCTTTTGTGAGCTGGAACGCCCAATCGACGAGCGAGGGATTGAGGTGGTAGACGTTGCCGTCATCACCAAAGCGTGCTGTGCGTGGCTGCTCGTAGGGTGTCGACTTGCCAAGCGGAACGTATCCCGTCTTCCAGTCCTTGGGAATCTCGCGGGCATCGATTTCGTGCGCTAGGTCGCCATCGACGATGTAGTCGGACCATACGGCTGAGCCAATCGAGCCCATTGCTGGATCGATGCCCGCAATACCGGCGACGACGAAATATGCATGCGACAGGTCGAAGCGAGGGTCCTGTCCAAGAGCCATGATGGTTGCTGCAGCGCGCGCCGTGCCGACTCCAGTAAGCACGCCAAGGACGCCGTCATGATTCATGCGCAGATCGTGATAGCCCTGAGGAAACGGCAGCACCGTGTCGAGATGCTCGCGCTCCACCCAGTACTGATATTCGCCGGGAGCGTCGCCTGTGTCGGCGCCAACCTCAAACATGTTGACGACGACCACTTTGATCTCAATCGGTTTTGCAGTAGTAGAGGTTTGAGCGAAAAAACACGTAGTCGCAAACAGAAGAGAGGAGGCAGCAAAGAGGCGCATATTCGCATGGTAGCGCAGCCTCGGCGAATGTCAGACGCCCTTCTTTTGCGGCTCCCAGATGAACTTGTGAATCTGCAATGAAAGCCGTGCGGGAAGTCCATCTTCGAGCATCCAGTCCACCAGCTTGCGCGGGTCGAGCGCCATGTTGTCGGCGGTGCGCAGCGGGCTCGGGGTCTTCTGAAATGCGGGCGAGAGTAGTATCTGTCCGGCTTTTTTCTCCAGTGCATGCTCGCGGATAAAGTCGCGCGCAAATTCATAATCGGCGTGATCGCTGATCACGAACTTGACCTCATCCCGGCTCGTCAGCGCGTCGAGGTTCTCCCTGCGAAACGAGTTCGCGGCAGCCCCAGCACCAGGACACTTTACATCGACGATCTTGTGCACAGCCTTGGGAACATCGGCCAGCGGGCGCTCGCCGGAGGTTTCCATCATGAGCGTGTAACCTGAGGCGAGAAGACGCTCCATGAGGGGCAGCAGTTCGCGTGCCTGCAGCATCGGCTCGCCGCCAGTGAACTCCACCAGTTTGCATGGCGCCAGGGCTTCAATCTGAGCGACGACTTCGTCCTCAGTAAACGGCTTGCCGCCGGAGAAGGTGTACTCCGAGTCGCACCACGAGCAGCGCAGGTTGCATCCGGCAAGTCGCACAAAGATGCACGGCAGGCCGGCGAAGGACGATTCGCCCTGTACGGATTTGTACAGCTCAATCAGATGCATGTTGGCTTACTCGTAATACCGGGCGAAGCTTGTATCGGTCTCGTACAGCGTGCAGTCCTTGATCCTGACGCGCCCTGCTGTCATATCGCGAAGCTGCTTCGCGGTTTCCGTGAAGAAGTATTTGGCGAGATTTTCCGCAGAAGGATTGACCGTCGTGAAGGGTTCGAGGTCGTTGATCATCTGATGGTCCAGGTAGTCAACCACAGGACGCATCACCTGTTTGAGCAGCTTGAAATCGAGCAGAAGGCCAGCCTCGTCAAGCTCCTCGCCGATCAGCGTGACGTAGACCTTGTAATTGTGGCCGTGCGGGTTCTCGCACTTGCCGCGATAGTTGCGAAGGTAGTGGCCGGAAGAGAACCCGGCTTCTACGGTGACTTCAAACATGGTGTTTCCAATACCTTTCAACAGGCCCGCACGGAGTGAGATTTTCGCAGTAAGAAGCGCGGACTCGCCCTCATCTATTGTACCGTTTCGAGACCGGAATTAGGACTTGCGGCGCTGGCGGCGGTCTTCTTCCGCGCGGCGTTCGGCCTGCTCGAAGAGCGCGGAAAGGATTCCAGCCAGCGCTACAACCAATGCGACGACAAAGAGCCCCAGACCTGTAGTGCGCCACAGAGAGACATCTCCCGGAGAACCAGGCTGTTGCGCAATGTTGGTATAGGCCAGTCCGCAGGAGACTAGCGAGAGCACCAGCAGAGTAGCTGCGAGGATGTAAAGATTGCGCCCCATGACTACAGCTATTTTATGGCGTCCGGGCGGAAGAAAGCTTCCACATCGGTGATCTCTTCAGTCAGGCGATATGGCGGAAGACTGTCGAGGAAGATGCGTCCATATCGCTGACGGCGCACACGAGGATCGAGCAGCATCAACACGCCGCGATCTCCAAGCGAGCGAATGAGGCGTCCAAAGCCCTGTTTCAGCGTGATTACAGCATTCGGTACCTGATAGTCGAAGAAAGGCTTGCCGCCATTCTCTTCGATGGCTCGCATACGTGCTTCGACGATGGGATCAGTGGGGACGGCGAAAGGGAGGCGGTCGATGATGACGCAGCTTAGCTGCTCGCCTTGCACGTCGACTCCCTGCCAAAAGCTGGATGTGCCGAAGAGCACAGCATTCGGCGTCTCGCGGAACTGTTGAACGAGAACGTGGCGCGGAGCTGTGCCGTGCAGCAGCAATGGATACGGCAGCTCCTGGCACATGCGCTCGTAGATGGTGCGCATCTGTGTGTAGCTGGTGAAGAGGCAGAAAGCACGTCCCTGCGATATCTCAAGTACGCGGCGGATGCGTTCGGCGGCGCGATCGGTGAAGTCAGGCTCGCGTGGATCGGGCATCGTGGGCGGCAGATAGAGCAGCGCCTGTCGTTCGTACTGGAAGTGCGATGGAACAATTAACTCTCGCGCTGGGTTCAGCCCCAGCCGCTTGCGAATGTGCTCGAAGCCCCCGGAGACGGTGAGCGTCGCCGAGGTGAGGATGACGCTGGAGTAGTTCGCGAAGAGCGTCGTTGCAAGTAGCTCCGAGACATCAATCGGAGTTGCCTGCAGGTGCGTGTTGAGGGCATGACCGTGGCTACGCGCCAGGTTGCGTACTCCGCCGAGAGCGCGGCGTTCGATCCAGAAGACGGTGTTGTGATCGGTGGATTCGAGCAGGAAGTTGAGGTGCGAGCGAATGTCTGCTGTGCGCTTACGCAGACCCTGCGACTCCTCGACATTTTTCACGCGCTCCAGTTCACCTTCAAGCCGTGTGAGGGCGTTGAGCGTGGCCGTGTAGTAGTCGCCGCTCTCTTCGAGGAAGTCGGCACGGTTGAGGAACGGCATACGACCTGCACCGCTGGTTTCACCTGGCAGCGCGCCGAAGAACATGCGCGAGCGATTCTGCAGCGTAGAGCAGGCGCTTTCGATGGCCGAGGTCGAAGCCTGCCTGGCGCGCAGCATCATCTCGGTGTCGCGAACAAGTTCATCGATGCGCGAGGTGCTGAGGCCGATGCCGAAGTAGTTTGAGGCCACCTCTTCGAGCTCGTGTGCCTCATCGAAGATCACCGCTGCGGCTTCGGGCAGGATGCCTGCGTCTGGCGCGTTTCCCGCCTGCTGCTTGATGCTGAGATCGGCAAAGAAGAGGTGGTGATTGACGATGACGATCTCGCTCTCGAGCGCCTTGCGCCGCATGGCAGTAATGAAGCAGCGCTCCCAGTCAGGGCAGCTCTGGCCGAGGCAGGCCTCGGTGCGGGCGTCGAGCTTGGGCCACAGCGCGGAGGTTTCGGGCAGAGCGTCGATCTCTGCTCGGTCGCCTGTCTCGGTCGTCTTCTCCCAAGCAGCGATGTGATGGAACTGCTCGATTTCCTCGAGGCCGTTGAGCAGCGGATTGTCGCGCAGAGCGTAGAGTTTATGGCGGCAGAGATAGTTGCCGCGGCCTTTCATGTAGCAGACCTTCAGCGGTCCGAGCAATGATTCGAGGAACGGAATGTCCTTGAAGTAGAGCTGTTCCTGAAGATTTTTCGTGCCGGTCGAGACGATGATGCGCTGCTGCTGGTCGCGCGCTTTTCTGAGTGCGGGCAGAAGATAGGCGAGCGTCTTGCCGGTTCCTGTACCTGCTTCGACGATAAGGTGGCGCTTGTCTTTGAAGGCCTGTTCGACGGCGCGCGCCATCTCGTACTGGCCTTTGCGGTGCTCGAAGTTGAGTGAGGAGCGAGAGAGAATGCCGCCTGGCGCGAAGAAGTCGTGTAGCGACGGCAGGCGCTCTCCGGGCTCGAGCGGCGGGGGCTGCATCGTGATGGGCGTGGTTGCAGACACAGGGGCGAAGAAGCGGCAAAGACTCTCTAGTTTCTATAATAGACAGATTGTTGGCTGCCACGTCCTAAGTGGCGATTTTGGAATGGCCTCGCCTGCGAACGGGTGAGGGGAAAGCTGGACTGCGGTGGCGAAAGAGAATCAGAAGCGGCTAGGAAAGAAGCACCGGCAGGCCAGCACGCGGCCAAAGAAGGGGCGTGCCCAGAAGTCCACAGCGACAACCGGCGCAGTTGCTCCGAAGACGCGCAAGCAGCTGTCGGCGAAGAAGATTGCGGCGGAGAAGCTGAAGCGGCTGCCGAAGCGTTCGCCTGAGCGCGAGGCTCGCGTAATTCTACGCGGCGATGAACGGCGTCCGGTTTCGCGGGCAAAGGCAGCGACACCAGAGGTGGCAGATGAGCAGCGCGACTGGCGCGAGGCGGAGCTTGAGGCGACGCGCTACTCGACGGAAAGAGCTCGCGAGAAGGAAGAAACACTGGATGAGAAGGTTCCGCTGATTGCCATCTGCGGGAGGCCAAATGTCGGCAAATCGACACTGTTCAACCGGCTGACCGGCTCACGCCGATCGATCGTGGGCGATGAACCGGGCATTACGCGCGATCGCATCTACGGCGAGATTGAATGGGCTGGGCGTGACGTGCGCGTGGTCGATACAGGCGGTGTGATTCCTGATGATGAAGCGCTGATTCCGAGCGAGATCTTTCGTCAGGCACAGGTTGCGCTGGAAGAGGCCGATGCGATTGTGATGGTTGTCGAT is a genomic window containing:
- the mctP gene encoding monocarboxylate uptake permease MctP — protein: MHTTALAVFCLFFVLVTLAGFWAARWRRPEAGIASLEEWGLAGRSFGTWITWFLVGGDLYTAYTVIAVPAALYGAGAMGFFALPYAIITYPYMMVVLPRLWRVCHRHGYVTFADFIRGRFGNRWLTLAIALTGILALMPYIALQLVGMRVVISSMGLHGEWPLAAAFIILAAYTYSSGLRAPAVIAIVKDVMLYIMVIAALIVIPIKLGGYAHVFAMANQALAKHTPPGTINLKPTQFLGYSTLAIGSALALMLYPHTATAVLSAKSPNVVRRNAAMMPAYSFLLGLVALLGYLALAAGIDATKDTSSAVPQLFLKSFPEWFAGFCLAAVAIGALVPAAIMSIAASNLFTRNIYGELTGRKMLPHQESNMAKVVSLVVKFGALVFVLWLPTPYAIEMQLLGGIWICQMVPSIVIGVFTRWFNPWALVIGWAAGMASGTAMAAALGLKSSVYPLHLPAWLGGTWAMYAAVPALLLNLGLAVVFTLLFRAVGVRGGEDTTDASAYIG
- a CDS encoding DUF1440 domain-containing protein, which translates into the protein MTKTRTRSLVKGALAGLIGGIAGAAAKKAAEKFYPPSSRHESTSSLMARRMTNRKLSEKQKRVAESSLHLGMGAAAGAAYGAAAEVYPAATAKQGASFGMALVALSHDSPLSALGLTAGAAEQTSRERTSEVASYVVYGVVTELVRRIVRRAID
- a CDS encoding purine nucleoside permease; translated protein: MRLFAASSLLFATTCFFAQTSTTAKPIEIKVVVVNMFEVGADTGDAPGEYQYWVEREHLDTVLPFPQGYHDLRMNHDGVLGVLTGVGTARAAATIMALGQDPRFDLSHAYFVVAGIAGIDPAMGSIGSAVWSDYIVDGDLAHEIDAREIPKDWKTGYVPLGKSTPYEQPRTARFGDDGNVYHLNPSLVDWAFQLTKDIKLEDTPAMAERRQQFEGAAAKRPPFVLRGANLSASTFWHGKLMNQWAHDWVSYQTDGKGTYAVCGMEDTGTLQSLTWLARAGKVDINRVLVLRTASNYDQQRPGKTAAESLAETKIRQYSAYMPSLDAAYRVGHVVVDNLVTNWNKTRDSIPSHE
- a CDS encoding 7-carboxy-7-deazaguanine synthase QueE, whose translation is MHLIELYKSVQGESSFAGLPCIFVRLAGCNLRCSWCDSEYTFSGGKPFTEDEVVAQIEALAPCKLVEFTGGEPMLQARELLPLMERLLASGYTLMMETSGERPLADVPKAVHKIVDVKCPGAGAAANSFRRENLDALTSRDEVKFVISDHADYEFARDFIREHALEKKAGQILLSPAFQKTPSPLRTADNMALDPRKLVDWMLEDGLPARLSLQIHKFIWEPQKKGV
- the queD gene encoding 6-carboxytetrahydropterin synthase QueD: MFEVTVEAGFSSGHYLRNYRGKCENPHGHNYKVYVTLIGEELDEAGLLLDFKLLKQVMRPVVDYLDHQMINDLEPFTTVNPSAENLAKYFFTETAKQLRDMTAGRVRIKDCTLYETDTSFARYYE
- a CDS encoding ATP-dependent DNA helicase, producing the protein MQPPPLEPGERLPSLHDFFAPGGILSRSSLNFEHRKGQYEMARAVEQAFKDKRHLIVEAGTGTGKTLAYLLPALRKARDQQQRIIVSTGTKNLQEQLYFKDIPFLESLLGPLKVCYMKGRGNYLCRHKLYALRDNPLLNGLEEIEQFHHIAAWEKTTETGDRAEIDALPETSALWPKLDARTEACLGQSCPDWERCFITAMRRKALESEIVIVNHHLFFADLSIKQQAGNAPDAGILPEAAAVIFDEAHELEEVASNYFGIGLSTSRIDELVRDTEMMLRARQASTSAIESACSTLQNRSRMFFGALPGETSGAGRMPFLNRADFLEESGDYYTATLNALTRLEGELERVKNVEESQGLRKRTADIRSHLNFLLESTDHNTVFWIERRALGGVRNLARSHGHALNTHLQATPIDVSELLATTLFANYSSVILTSATLTVSGGFEHIRKRLGLNPARELIVPSHFQYERQALLYLPPTMPDPREPDFTDRAAERIRRVLEISQGRAFCLFTSYTQMRTIYERMCQELPYPLLLHGTAPRHVLVQQFRETPNAVLFGTSSFWQGVDVQGEQLSCVIIDRLPFAVPTDPIVEARMRAIEENGGKPFFDYQVPNAVITLKQGFGRLIRSLGDRGVLMLLDPRVRRQRYGRIFLDSLPPYRLTEEITDVEAFFRPDAIK